In the Mauremys mutica isolate MM-2020 ecotype Southern chromosome 13, ASM2049712v1, whole genome shotgun sequence genome, one interval contains:
- the LKAAEAR1 gene encoding protein LKAAEAR1, with product MTARETTMHKGTIIPKSRKSLLSFDVNAVSPQQKERYLAFAEPTEEPVKSMLASDIFMMDKISHDHSMCERDAEQKKQARVIGLLKAAEARNRLRNVRLRFQNLRAQEINHLISCQKTARGAVRLEVFLPPRKNIQKLADNLDRVQRSRVEAILEDENGEIFIRRT from the exons ATGACTGCAAGAGAAACAACTATGCACAAAGGGACAATTATTCCTAAATCCCGGAAAAGTTTACTTTCATTTGATGTAAATGCAGTGTCTCCACAGCAAAAAGAGAGGTATCTGGCATTTGCTGAGCCCACTGAGGAACCAGTGAAATCCATGCTGGCTTCAGACATTTTTATGATGGATAAAATTTCACACGACCATTCCATGTGTGAAAGAGATGCAGAGCAAAAGAAGCAGGCCAGGGTCATTGGGCTGCTCAAGGCTGCAGAAGCCCGGAACCGCCTTCGAAACGTGAGACTCCGATTTCAGAACTTGAGA GCTCAGGAAATAAACCATCTGATATCCTGCCAGAAAACTGCCAGAGGCGCTGTGAGACTGGAGGTGTTTCTCCCACCCCGAAAGAACATTCAGAAACTAGCAGATAACTTGGACAGAGTTCAG AGGAGTAGAGTTGAAGCGATACTAGAAGATGAAAATGGTGAAATATTCATTAGAAGAACCTGA